A portion of the Brevundimonas pondensis genome contains these proteins:
- a CDS encoding helix-turn-helix domain-containing protein, with the protein MLGWTDQAELIQTASGLSSDETLQAMFPQVSHLIDGRLEFVPVEAGLFCSVNDFRTRGAGGDRMVLRNCLAIQIVKTANVRLSLPGHARYSHHSGARITLTTYPREVRQVRSYEAGRHVNYVGAWADPELLIDRFGVEVDALFEPLRSFFRGQADAPASISLPLPPRLLTTLDDILAVPYLGSLRRTYLQAKMIELVCEVAAAMSRPGETTARPEDGGLTYHERQQVEAAALIYRKELGAPPSVRDLAERVGLNRNKLTLGFRDVFACSPHEYSKEARMDWAHHLLLEGATPVAQVAGAVGYTSASAFSRAYSEHFGGPPSRRSRS; encoded by the coding sequence ATGCTGGGCTGGACCGACCAGGCCGAACTGATCCAGACGGCAAGCGGCCTCTCTTCTGACGAAACGCTGCAGGCCATGTTTCCGCAGGTGTCACACCTGATCGACGGACGCCTGGAGTTCGTGCCGGTCGAAGCGGGCCTGTTCTGTTCCGTCAATGATTTCCGGACGCGCGGCGCGGGCGGGGACCGGATGGTCTTGCGCAACTGTCTGGCGATCCAGATCGTCAAGACCGCCAATGTGCGACTGAGCCTGCCGGGACACGCACGATACAGCCATCATTCCGGCGCGCGCATCACCCTGACCACCTACCCTCGCGAAGTCCGTCAGGTCCGCAGCTATGAGGCCGGGCGTCACGTCAACTATGTCGGCGCCTGGGCCGATCCAGAATTGCTGATCGACCGCTTCGGCGTGGAGGTCGACGCCCTGTTCGAACCGCTGCGCAGCTTCTTTCGCGGCCAGGCCGATGCGCCGGCCTCCATCAGCCTGCCCTTGCCGCCGCGGCTGCTGACCACGCTCGACGATATTCTGGCCGTCCCCTACCTCGGATCGCTGCGACGAACCTATCTTCAGGCCAAGATGATCGAGCTGGTTTGCGAAGTGGCGGCCGCTATGTCGCGTCCCGGCGAAACGACGGCGCGCCCCGAAGACGGCGGCCTGACCTATCACGAACGCCAACAGGTCGAGGCCGCGGCCCTGATCTATCGCAAGGAGCTGGGCGCTCCGCCTTCCGTGCGGGATCTCGCCGAGCGCGTGGGTCTGAACCGCAACAAGCTGACCCTGGGGTTCCGCGACGTGTTCGCCTGCTCTCCTCACGAGTACTCGAAAGAAGCGCGTATGGACTGGGCGCATCATCTTCTTCTGGAAGGGGCGACACCCGTGGCCCAGGTCGCGGGCGCCGTCGGCTATACGTCCGCCTCGGCCTTCAGCCGCGCCTACAGCGAACACTTCGGCGGCCCGCCCTCGCGCCGCAGCAGGTCTTGA
- a CDS encoding LytR/AlgR family response regulator transcription factor, whose product MWRILLIAILFSTLPATLRAQDRGYDWQACQAEPGAATPVLHDCRPVQGVINPQGRELWLRAVVQRPTGDEPAALYVVGAASSEAWLNGHKLGVNGRPGRSAATEKAGRYEAAFPIPERMWRPVDNLIVIHMSSFHGVVRLDSPVAGIAVAPYPWPSRTVLVAIAFIAAGALFAAAFGFAVIYGLRRTGSSLALAAMAGAAGLQAILESLRALLPYAYPVHGLRLVGIWVLSAAFAILLVSYVASRFWPKARGRLAPAAMAAVAATSLAPGFDLKTILALMVGLALSAAVAAVAVRRRLPGARPILAYLVFFIGVGLLFPAWLVDLSYFLFAAGLVLPLLMAEVVRLGRDDQEREAALTRAAARPNCLTVASARGVERVPLGDILAVVGADDYVELRLTNGRRLLHAARLDRLEADLPVGFLRVHRSVIANLAYVRGFERDAGRGRLLMQEGAPLPISRNRLARVRDALDEASRV is encoded by the coding sequence ATGTGGCGGATTCTTCTCATTGCGATTCTCTTCAGCACGCTGCCGGCGACACTGCGGGCTCAGGATCGGGGCTATGACTGGCAGGCCTGTCAGGCTGAACCGGGGGCGGCGACGCCGGTTCTGCACGACTGTCGCCCGGTCCAGGGCGTTATCAATCCGCAGGGGCGGGAACTCTGGTTGCGCGCGGTCGTGCAGCGCCCGACCGGTGACGAACCCGCCGCCCTCTATGTCGTCGGCGCCGCCTCCTCGGAGGCCTGGCTCAATGGTCACAAGCTGGGCGTGAATGGTCGGCCTGGCCGCTCGGCGGCGACAGAGAAGGCGGGGCGCTATGAAGCGGCCTTTCCGATCCCGGAGCGGATGTGGCGCCCGGTGGACAACCTCATCGTGATCCACATGTCCTCCTTCCATGGCGTCGTGCGCCTGGACAGTCCTGTCGCGGGCATCGCCGTCGCGCCCTATCCTTGGCCGTCGCGCACGGTCCTGGTGGCGATCGCCTTCATCGCCGCCGGCGCCCTGTTCGCCGCCGCCTTCGGCTTCGCCGTCATCTACGGTCTGCGCCGCACGGGTTCGAGCCTGGCCCTGGCGGCCATGGCCGGGGCGGCGGGCTTGCAGGCCATCCTGGAGAGCCTGCGTGCGCTTCTGCCCTACGCCTATCCGGTCCATGGCTTGCGGCTGGTCGGCATCTGGGTTCTGAGCGCGGCTTTCGCGATTCTGCTCGTCTCCTATGTCGCATCGCGATTCTGGCCCAAGGCGCGGGGGCGCCTGGCGCCGGCGGCGATGGCGGCCGTGGCCGCGACCAGCCTCGCGCCAGGTTTTGACCTGAAGACCATCCTGGCGCTGATGGTCGGGCTGGCGCTTTCCGCCGCCGTGGCCGCCGTGGCCGTGCGTCGCCGTTTGCCGGGCGCGCGGCCGATCCTGGCCTATCTCGTCTTTTTCATCGGCGTCGGCCTCCTGTTCCCGGCCTGGCTGGTCGATCTTTCCTACTTTCTGTTCGCGGCCGGTCTGGTCCTGCCGCTGCTGATGGCCGAGGTGGTGCGGTTGGGGCGGGACGATCAGGAGCGGGAGGCCGCCCTGACCCGCGCCGCCGCGCGACCGAACTGTCTGACGGTCGCTTCGGCCCGCGGGGTCGAACGGGTGCCGCTGGGGGACATTCTGGCCGTGGTCGGCGCGGACGACTATGTCGAGTTGCGACTGACGAACGGGCGCCGATTGTTGCACGCGGCCCGTCTGGATCGACTTGAAGCTGACCTGCCCGTCGGTTTTCTGCGGGTCCATCGGTCAGTCATCGCCAATCTCGCCTATGTCCGCGGCTTCGAGCGGGATGCGGGACGGGGGCGGTTGCTGATGCAGGAAGGCGCGCCCCTGCCCATCAGTCGAAATCGTCTCGCCAGGGTTCGCGACGCCCTGGATGAAGCGTCCCGGGTCTGA
- a CDS encoding OsmC family protein, which yields MAVAQAHIGTARYRTSIRTGGDLKHELTADEPERLGGADSGPAPFDLLISALGACTAITLTMYAEKKGWPLEGLDIRLEYLGGETPPRIERVLTPAGPLDEAQRARLADVAERTPVTLAIKNGVPVHTSLG from the coding sequence ATGGCCGTCGCCCAAGCCCACATCGGAACCGCCCGCTACCGGACCTCGATTCGGACGGGCGGCGACCTGAAACATGAACTGACCGCCGACGAGCCCGAACGCCTGGGCGGCGCCGACAGCGGCCCGGCGCCCTTCGACCTGCTGATTTCGGCGCTCGGCGCCTGCACCGCCATCACCCTGACCATGTACGCCGAAAAGAAGGGCTGGCCGCTGGAGGGGCTGGATATTCGCCTGGAATATCTGGGCGGCGAGACCCCGCCGCGCATCGAACGGGTGCTGACCCCCGCCGGACCTCTGGACGAGGCCCAGCGTGCCCGCCTGGCCGATGTGGCCGAACGCACGCCCGTCACCCTGGCCATCAAGAACGGCGTGCCGGTGCATACGAGCTTGGGCTAA
- a CDS encoding DoxX family protein, which yields MPDHYLLIGRILLVLLFLQSGITKAIRFQDGLVEVRSKKIPFPHLALLGTVVLQIVGSALLIAGWLTTPTAALMALFTLATAVVFYDFWNLKAEQRAASLNGFFEHISIIGGFLILMAAGPGRLVL from the coding sequence ATGCCCGACCATTACCTGCTGATCGGCCGCATCCTTCTGGTCCTGCTCTTTCTTCAGAGCGGGATCACAAAGGCCATCCGCTTTCAGGACGGTCTGGTCGAGGTCCGCAGCAAGAAGATCCCCTTCCCGCACCTGGCCCTGCTGGGAACCGTCGTGCTGCAGATCGTGGGAAGCGCCCTGCTGATCGCAGGCTGGCTCACCACCCCGACCGCCGCCCTGATGGCCCTGTTCACCCTGGCCACGGCGGTCGTATTCTATGATTTCTGGAACTTGAAAGCCGAGCAGCGCGCTGCATCCCTGAACGGGTTCTTCGAGCACATCAGCATCATCGGCGGATTCCTGATTCTGATGGCCGCCGGACCGGGGCGCCTTGTTCTCTGA
- a CDS encoding putative quinol monooxygenase yields the protein MAELFVTVGLRARAGKEEALRQDLIAVARTSQHEEGALRYELYEDSSQPGLFIFIEHWASEAAQSKHHNDGPHIRHFHEHGAANVERTEFFHRLDRLA from the coding sequence ATGGCCGAACTGTTCGTCACCGTCGGCCTGCGCGCCAGGGCCGGAAAGGAAGAGGCCCTGAGGCAGGACCTCATTGCCGTCGCCCGCACCTCCCAGCACGAAGAGGGCGCCCTGCGCTACGAACTCTATGAGGACAGCAGCCAGCCCGGCCTCTTCATCTTCATCGAGCACTGGGCGTCCGAGGCGGCCCAGTCAAAACACCACAACGACGGCCCTCACATTCGACATTTCCATGAGCACGGCGCCGCCAACGTCGAGCGGACCGAGTTCTTCCATCGCCTGGACCGCCTCGCCTGA
- a CDS encoding autotransporter domain-containing protein → MALISPAMAFGGPECGPAVGGAVTCTGAYGTGVTYFAGGQDDLTLNIDRTATVTTTAIADSGVYVSTGQGVLSINQNGVVLTAGDEAHGLSGLAWGGDVFITNTGDVTTNGAGAFGVVATAAGGDRTITNSGRIVTTGRDSAGVYVVSQDGEVSVVNEAGGTVSAAGVNGSGILGVSILGDVKLENHGQVTTAGPQANAIGGYVYDGRLSLISTGGVTTNGEGSAGVVLQNFGGDIIAEVGSVTVNGANGIGVSILNTSAGSVVLTTSGAISAAGVGSEGIAAASNGGSVSITNNADITADELGIVSRAATTLDITNSGTITTTAGNGYAIAGHSTADGPVRIVNTGSASTAGMFAIALKGDNQAGVVAIDNQGSVSTIGELAMGIQGKTVSGAVTLTNGVGGLVTTHGGMSSGLRSESETGVGAIGNQGSVSTGGYQAHGLEGQTVSGSLTLTNGVGGVVTTTGVAASGLYAQTDGGDAILGNQGSVSTSGYQAHGLEARTNSGSLTLINGADGVITTSGLFGSGLKAESKSGLISVDNQGVVTTTGEGGHGIEIATGRMDPVLAERGDVALVSRGQITTSGVRATGVLVQTVTGDITADIGALSTGGEDSDAVSLWTTSGDVALVASGVLSTEGANSDAVMVSTITGKIDVNNRATVRTAGDNSMGLYAQAESGSITIVNTGAVSTSGFESDAIRAQAQGDVTISTVAVATTGERSAGVSASSFSGVARVIASGPLTTGGDGVFASTVFGSVDILALGAISTTGVFGNGVRAASDSGDISINAEGTITTAGSDANAVFVENYTGKTTVLTKGALSTSGDDADGISVYGGGDVSITTAAITTTGYSADAIRARSENGTAKIVALGLISTSDHNSDGVDVNSYTGDVDVTVGAIATRGDNASGVEADSDDGVVRIVSTGAITTEGEESYGIDADGGGGITIDAHAISTLGVNAHGVMARSGGNTSVIRVNSVSAAGLGSYGVDVSSEVGDMTVAAGVVRAADTAIRAMSGEGDIAVSTTGAVTSAAAGAIHASTTEGAVVLDIGAASVLTSGVPAVLPVAFNAGTFSPASIAAPGVSTVFAEGRTVTINNAGVINQGEQAAISARGQTTLNNSGRITGSLDFGGGDDVVHNSGRFILSGVSDFGGGGDLFRNTGEVTVAGLVSLRNLERFVNAGTITMANGRTGDVLSIAGDYVGQAGRLVLDVDAGAAGGPRHDQLVVGGSASGTTTIVLNYSNNASLKPGAVLKLVDAAGGSAPGAFTLAGETDNIGFIRYGLRHDAAADDFFIAVTEGDAVFRAMKLNEGAQALWRQSAEAWSSHIAALRDPSEDGAARRVWGQIHRASDKREEILARPDQAVSLSYDQDHHGGQMGLDLGRIGDTGVTYGVTGGYVDSEMRFRDTADRADYRGFNLGAYAGLRHGRYFINALAKHDWFDVKSRSVTAGYEETLDGRGYGLQLETGVRLNGEIEARTFFFEPAVSLAYSRTDLDALATQGAVIDFEALDGLRARAGARLGGATAVAQGQVAYYLGAHFVQELAGEGGVRFTSGAADSAFENEVVDAFGQYQLGVTFTSKTGLTGFAEARADSGDDYRNYTGRIGVRVAF, encoded by the coding sequence ATGGCGCTGATCAGCCCCGCCATGGCTTTTGGCGGGCCGGAATGCGGTCCTGCCGTCGGCGGCGCGGTCACTTGTACCGGCGCATACGGCACGGGCGTGACCTATTTCGCGGGCGGTCAGGACGACCTGACCCTCAATATCGACCGGACTGCGACGGTGACGACGACGGCGATTGCCGACTCAGGCGTCTACGTCTCGACTGGCCAGGGCGTCCTGTCCATCAACCAGAACGGCGTCGTCCTTACCGCCGGTGACGAAGCTCACGGGCTGAGCGGCCTGGCCTGGGGCGGCGATGTCTTCATCACGAACACCGGCGATGTGACGACCAACGGCGCCGGCGCCTTCGGCGTGGTGGCCACGGCGGCTGGCGGCGATCGAACCATCACCAACTCCGGCCGTATCGTCACGACCGGCCGGGACAGCGCCGGCGTCTATGTGGTCTCGCAGGATGGCGAGGTCTCGGTGGTCAACGAGGCGGGCGGGACAGTCTCCGCCGCAGGCGTCAATGGCAGCGGCATCCTCGGCGTCAGCATCCTCGGCGATGTCAAACTTGAAAACCACGGGCAGGTTACGACCGCCGGCCCCCAGGCCAACGCCATTGGCGGCTATGTCTACGACGGCCGTCTTTCCCTGATCAGCACGGGAGGCGTCACGACGAACGGTGAGGGAAGCGCCGGCGTCGTGCTGCAGAACTTCGGCGGCGACATCATCGCCGAGGTCGGCTCGGTCACGGTCAACGGCGCCAACGGTATCGGCGTCTCCATCCTGAACACCTCAGCCGGCAGTGTTGTGCTGACGACCTCGGGCGCCATCTCGGCTGCGGGCGTCGGCAGCGAAGGTATCGCCGCCGCCAGCAACGGAGGATCGGTCAGCATCACCAACAACGCCGACATCACGGCCGATGAACTCGGCATCGTGTCTCGCGCGGCGACCACGCTCGACATCACCAACTCGGGCACCATCACGACGACCGCCGGCAACGGCTATGCGATTGCCGGGCACAGCACCGCCGACGGCCCCGTGCGCATCGTCAACACCGGCAGCGCCTCGACCGCTGGTATGTTCGCCATCGCCCTCAAGGGCGACAATCAGGCTGGCGTCGTCGCCATCGACAACCAGGGCTCCGTCTCCACGATCGGCGAACTGGCTATGGGGATCCAGGGCAAGACCGTCAGCGGCGCCGTCACCCTGACCAATGGCGTCGGCGGCTTGGTCACGACCCATGGCGGCATGTCTTCCGGCCTTCGCAGCGAAAGCGAAACCGGCGTCGGCGCCATCGGCAACCAGGGCTCTGTTTCGACCGGCGGCTATCAGGCGCACGGTCTTGAGGGCCAGACCGTCAGCGGCTCGCTTACCCTGACCAACGGCGTCGGCGGCGTCGTCACGACTACGGGCGTCGCAGCTTCGGGTCTTTACGCGCAAACCGACGGCGGAGACGCCATTCTCGGCAATCAGGGCTCTGTTTCGACCAGCGGCTATCAGGCGCACGGTCTTGAGGCCAGGACCAACAGCGGCTCACTGACCCTGATCAACGGCGCCGACGGCGTCATCACCACCTCCGGCCTGTTCGGCTCGGGCCTCAAGGCCGAGAGCAAGAGCGGTCTGATTTCGGTCGACAACCAGGGTGTGGTCACGACAACCGGCGAGGGCGGGCACGGGATCGAAATCGCCACGGGCCGGATGGACCCAGTCCTGGCCGAGCGCGGCGACGTCGCCCTGGTCAGCCGCGGTCAGATCACGACCTCCGGCGTTCGCGCGACAGGCGTCCTGGTGCAGACCGTCACAGGCGACATCACCGCCGATATCGGCGCGTTGTCGACTGGGGGCGAGGACAGCGACGCCGTCAGCCTGTGGACGACTTCGGGCGACGTCGCCCTGGTCGCGTCGGGGGTCCTCTCCACGGAAGGTGCGAACAGCGACGCCGTCATGGTCAGCACGATCACCGGCAAGATCGACGTGAACAACAGAGCGACCGTGCGGACGGCCGGCGACAACAGCATGGGCCTCTATGCCCAGGCCGAATCCGGTTCGATCACCATCGTCAATACCGGCGCGGTCTCGACGTCGGGCTTCGAAAGCGACGCCATACGAGCCCAGGCGCAGGGTGATGTGACCATCTCCACGGTCGCCGTCGCGACGACCGGCGAGCGCAGCGCGGGCGTGTCCGCCAGCAGCTTCAGCGGTGTCGCCAGGGTCATCGCCAGTGGCCCGCTGACGACCGGAGGCGACGGGGTTTTCGCTTCGACCGTCTTTGGATCGGTGGACATCCTGGCCCTGGGCGCGATCTCGACGACCGGGGTCTTCGGCAACGGCGTTCGCGCCGCCAGCGACAGCGGCGATATTTCCATCAACGCCGAAGGAACGATTACGACCGCCGGCTCTGACGCCAACGCCGTCTTTGTCGAGAACTACACGGGCAAGACGACCGTTCTGACCAAAGGCGCCCTGTCGACCTCGGGCGACGACGCTGACGGGATCAGCGTCTACGGCGGCGGCGACGTCAGCATCACCACGGCGGCGATCACCACCACTGGCTACAGCGCCGACGCCATTCGGGCGCGCAGCGAGAACGGCACGGCCAAGATCGTCGCTCTGGGCCTGATCTCGACGAGCGACCACAATAGCGATGGCGTCGACGTCAACAGCTACACAGGCGACGTCGACGTCACGGTCGGCGCCATTGCAACCAGGGGCGACAACGCCAGCGGCGTCGAGGCCGACAGCGACGACGGCGTGGTTCGCATCGTCAGCACCGGCGCGATCACCACCGAAGGCGAAGAGAGCTACGGCATCGACGCCGATGGCGGCGGAGGTATCACCATTGACGCCCATGCGATCTCGACCCTGGGCGTCAACGCACATGGCGTCATGGCGCGTTCGGGCGGCAACACCTCGGTCATCAGGGTCAACAGCGTTTCTGCGGCCGGCCTCGGCAGCTACGGCGTCGATGTCAGCAGCGAGGTCGGCGACATGACGGTGGCGGCAGGCGTCGTCCGCGCCGCCGACACCGCCATCCGTGCGATGAGCGGCGAAGGCGACATTGCGGTCTCGACGACGGGCGCCGTGACTTCGGCTGCGGCGGGTGCGATCCACGCCTCCACTACGGAAGGCGCCGTCGTCCTCGATATCGGCGCAGCCAGCGTCCTGACCAGCGGCGTCCCGGCGGTCCTGCCGGTCGCCTTCAACGCCGGCACCTTCAGTCCCGCATCGATCGCAGCCCCTGGCGTCAGCACGGTCTTCGCCGAAGGCCGGACCGTGACGATCAATAATGCGGGCGTCATCAATCAAGGCGAACAGGCCGCCATCTCCGCCAGGGGGCAGACGACCCTGAACAACAGCGGCCGGATCACCGGTTCGCTCGACTTCGGCGGCGGCGACGACGTCGTCCATAACAGCGGCCGATTCATCCTGTCGGGCGTCAGTGACTTCGGCGGCGGCGGCGACCTGTTCCGGAACACCGGCGAGGTGACGGTGGCGGGTCTGGTCTCGCTGCGGAACCTCGAGCGTTTCGTCAACGCCGGAACGATCACCATGGCCAATGGCCGCACCGGTGATGTTCTGTCGATTGCGGGCGACTATGTCGGCCAGGCTGGGCGTCTTGTTCTCGATGTCGATGCGGGAGCGGCAGGCGGTCCGCGCCACGATCAACTGGTCGTCGGCGGCAGCGCTTCGGGCACGACCACCATTGTCCTGAACTACAGCAACAACGCGTCGCTCAAGCCCGGCGCCGTGCTGAAGCTGGTTGACGCCGCCGGCGGCTCGGCGCCTGGCGCCTTCACGCTGGCCGGGGAAACCGACAACATCGGCTTCATCCGCTACGGCTTGCGGCATGATGCGGCGGCCGACGACTTCTTCATCGCCGTGACAGAAGGCGACGCGGTCTTCCGCGCGATGAAGCTGAACGAGGGCGCCCAGGCCCTGTGGCGTCAGTCGGCCGAGGCCTGGTCTTCCCACATCGCCGCCCTGCGTGATCCGTCCGAGGACGGCGCGGCTCGCCGGGTCTGGGGGCAGATCCACAGGGCTTCGGACAAACGCGAGGAAATCCTGGCTCGCCCTGATCAGGCGGTGTCCCTGTCCTATGATCAGGACCATCATGGGGGCCAGATGGGCCTCGACCTCGGTCGGATCGGCGACACGGGCGTGACCTACGGCGTCACCGGCGGCTATGTCGACTCAGAGATGCGGTTCCGCGACACGGCCGATCGTGCTGACTATCGAGGCTTCAACCTGGGCGCCTATGCCGGGCTTCGTCACGGACGATATTTCATCAACGCCCTGGCCAAACATGACTGGTTCGACGTCAAGTCGCGCAGTGTCACGGCCGGCTATGAAGAAACGCTCGATGGCCGCGGCTATGGTCTGCAACTCGAAACCGGCGTCCGTCTCAATGGTGAAATCGAGGCCAGGACCTTCTTCTTTGAGCCGGCGGTCAGTCTGGCCTACAGCCGCACCGACCTCGACGCCCTGGCGACGCAGGGCGCTGTGATCGACTTTGAGGCGCTGGACGGTCTGCGCGCCCGGGCAGGGGCTCGCCTCGGTGGCGCAACCGCGGTCGCGCAGGGGCAGGTCGCCTATTATCTGGGCGCTCATTTCGTGCAGGAACTGGCTGGCGAAGGCGGGGTGCGCTTCACCTCGGGAGCGGCGGACAGCGCCTTCGAGAATGAGGTGGTGGACGCCTTCGGCCAATACCAGCTGGGCGTGACCTTCACTTCGAAGACGGGCCTGACCGGTTTCGCCGAGGCCAGGGCCGATTCGGGCGACGACTATCGTAACTACACCGGTCGTATCGGCGTCCGCGTCGCCTTCTAG
- a CDS encoding pirin family protein, producing MIELVIDQRRKDLGGFEVGRVLPYAKRRAVGPFVFFDHMGPVDMPAGLPRTVDVRPHPHIGISTLTYLFDGEITHRDSLGVQQDIRPAEVNWMTAGSGVTHSERFERARREGGRLEGIQAWVALPDGQEEIDPSFQHVGTTELPTWSEDGIKGRLAAGEAFGMKAGVSTFSPLHYLHLELEPGARFQTPTNHSESAVYVVSGLVEIDDGRPLGHGQMAVLEKKIASVVCALEPSTIMVLGGEPVGERFIDWNFVSSSKDRIEQAKADWRAGRMKLPDMDDQEFIPLPADPTPPANPMS from the coding sequence ATGATCGAACTCGTCATCGACCAGCGCCGCAAGGATCTCGGCGGCTTCGAGGTGGGTCGCGTCCTGCCCTACGCCAAGCGCCGCGCGGTCGGCCCCTTCGTCTTCTTCGACCACATGGGGCCGGTCGACATGCCGGCGGGCCTGCCCAGGACCGTCGACGTGCGTCCCCACCCCCATATCGGCATCTCGACCCTGACCTATCTGTTCGACGGCGAGATCACCCACCGCGACAGCCTGGGCGTGCAGCAGGACATCCGGCCGGCCGAGGTCAACTGGATGACCGCCGGCAGCGGCGTCACCCATTCCGAACGTTTCGAGCGCGCCCGCCGCGAGGGCGGCCGTCTGGAGGGCATCCAGGCCTGGGTCGCCCTGCCCGATGGTCAGGAAGAAATCGATCCCTCCTTCCAGCACGTCGGGACCACCGAGTTGCCGACCTGGAGCGAGGACGGGATCAAGGGTCGTCTGGCCGCCGGCGAAGCCTTCGGCATGAAGGCTGGCGTCAGCACCTTCTCGCCCCTGCACTATCTGCATCTTGAGCTGGAGCCCGGCGCCCGCTTCCAGACCCCGACCAATCATTCCGAAAGCGCCGTCTATGTCGTCTCGGGTCTGGTCGAGATCGACGACGGCCGCCCGCTCGGCCACGGCCAGATGGCGGTTCTGGAAAAGAAGATCGCCTCGGTCGTCTGCGCGCTTGAGCCTTCGACCATCATGGTGCTGGGCGGCGAGCCGGTGGGCGAACGCTTCATCGACTGGAACTTCGTCTCCTCGTCGAAAGACCGCATCGAGCAGGCCAAGGCCGACTGGCGCGCCGGGCGCATGAAGCTGCCCGACATGGACGATCAGGAGTTCATCCCCCTGCCCGCCGATCCGACCCCGCCCGCCAATCCCATGTCCTGA